Proteins from a single region of Desulfobacter postgatei 2ac9:
- the dxs gene encoding 1-deoxy-D-xylulose-5-phosphate synthase — MKYLDQINCPDDLKRIPRDELEAVAREIRGRIIDVVSKNGGHLASSLGVVELTIALHYVFDLPKDTLIWDVGHQSYAHKLLTGRHRSFDTLRKYKGISGFVKIKESPYDAFTVGHASTSISAGLGMCYAKALKKDKSNVVSIIGDGSMTAGLAYEGLNHAGDLQQKYIVILNDNDMSISANVGALSSYLSRTFSHKALQNMRNQFGQFLKSVPKIGDDMYGWAKRWEESFKTFVTPGMLFEAFNFDYFGPIDGHNLDHLIDILSNIKDPDSPVLLHVTTKKGKGYAPAEKNPVYFHGVGAFAIDTGKCPASKNAAPSYTSVFGKCMIELAKQNPCIVAVTAAMPEGTGLKQFAEHFADRFIDVGIAEQHAVTFAAGLAAKGAKPVVAIYSTFLQRAYDQILHDVCIDSHPVIFAIDRGGIVGEDGPTHHGLFDFSYLRSIPNMTVMAPMDENELVRMMQTAVAHQGPIALRYPRGAGQGVDVDYNAKAVDIGKAKVLRTGDDLLIIGIGRCVNDAMDAAELLSAQGIESTVVNARFVKPLDAKLILDLAGKIKNVVTIEENVLAGGFGSAILELICDNGVSGCRVNRVGVNDVFIEHGSQNELRKDYGIDARAVVAAGLKLCGEK; from the coding sequence TTGAAATATCTTGACCAAATAAACTGCCCTGATGATCTAAAACGAATTCCAAGGGATGAACTCGAGGCTGTTGCCCGGGAGATCCGGGGCAGAATTATTGATGTGGTATCAAAAAACGGCGGGCACCTGGCATCAAGTTTAGGGGTCGTAGAACTGACCATTGCCCTGCATTACGTATTTGATTTACCCAAGGATACCCTGATCTGGGATGTAGGCCACCAGTCCTATGCGCACAAGCTTTTAACCGGGCGCCACCGCAGTTTTGACACCCTTCGAAAATATAAGGGAATTTCAGGATTTGTTAAAATCAAAGAAAGTCCCTATGACGCATTCACTGTAGGACACGCCTCCACGTCAATTTCTGCAGGGCTTGGCATGTGTTATGCCAAGGCGCTCAAGAAGGACAAATCCAATGTGGTCTCAATCATTGGTGACGGTTCCATGACCGCAGGGCTTGCCTATGAAGGGTTGAACCATGCAGGCGATCTCCAGCAGAAATACATCGTTATACTAAATGATAACGACATGTCCATCTCCGCCAATGTCGGCGCTTTGTCTTCCTACCTGTCCCGGACCTTTTCGCATAAGGCTCTGCAGAATATGCGTAATCAGTTTGGCCAGTTTTTAAAATCCGTGCCCAAGATCGGGGATGACATGTATGGATGGGCCAAAAGATGGGAGGAGTCTTTTAAGACCTTTGTGACACCGGGCATGCTGTTCGAGGCCTTTAATTTTGATTACTTCGGTCCTATTGACGGCCATAATCTGGATCATCTCATTGATATTCTGTCAAATATTAAAGATCCTGATTCGCCGGTGCTGCTTCATGTCACCACGAAAAAAGGCAAAGGATATGCGCCTGCTGAAAAAAATCCGGTTTATTTTCATGGTGTTGGTGCTTTTGCTATAGATACCGGAAAATGTCCGGCGTCAAAAAATGCCGCACCCTCTTACACGTCGGTGTTCGGTAAATGTATGATTGAGCTTGCAAAACAAAATCCGTGCATTGTGGCGGTGACGGCTGCCATGCCCGAAGGCACGGGATTAAAGCAATTTGCCGAACACTTTGCCGACAGGTTTATTGATGTCGGCATTGCCGAACAGCATGCGGTTACCTTTGCCGCAGGCCTTGCCGCCAAGGGCGCAAAACCCGTTGTGGCCATATATTCGACCTTTTTGCAGCGCGCCTATGACCAGATTCTTCATGATGTCTGTATTGACAGCCATCCAGTAATTTTTGCCATAGACCGTGGCGGCATTGTGGGAGAAGACGGACCCACCCACCACGGGCTGTTTGATTTCTCCTATCTTCGGTCCATTCCCAATATGACCGTTATGGCGCCCATGGATGAAAATGAATTGGTGCGAATGATGCAAACGGCTGTGGCCCACCAGGGTCCCATTGCCCTGCGTTATCCCCGGGGGGCAGGCCAGGGTGTTGACGTTGATTACAATGCCAAAGCCGTTGATATTGGAAAAGCAAAGGTGCTTCGCACAGGCGACGATCTTTTAATTATCGGTATTGGCCGCTGCGTGAATGATGCCATGGATGCAGCAGAACTATTATCGGCCCAAGGCATTGAAAGTACCGTGGTCAATGCCCGGTTTGTAAAGCCTTTGGATGCGAAACTGATCCTTGATCTTGCAGGGAAAATCAAAAATGTAGTGACCATTGAAGAAAATGTGCTGGCAGGCGGTTTCGGGTCAGCCATTCTTGAACTGATCTGTGATAACGGAGTGTCAGGTTGCCGTGTGAACCGGGTGGGCGTTAATGATGTTTTTATTGAACACGGCAGCCAAAATGAGCTTCGAAAAGATTACGGCATTGATGCCCGGGCGGTTGTGGCAGCAGGGTTGAAGTTGTGCGGTGAAAAATAA
- a CDS encoding polyprenyl synthetase family protein, whose product MKTFDLSGYLSRNRKLVDDALATVFDEFDRQRELVQAMTHSLMAGGKRVRPALALATADALGADPLIALPASCAIEMIHTYSLIHDDLPGMDDDDLRRGVPTCHKQFSEATAILAGDGLLTHAFHILAAPMTCFKVFPDAETRLILVEKISAAAGINGMVEGQMLDMQAEKNPENLPSDSPGVLTHLKKIHRHKTGAMIEVSVASGAISAGADPDALNALGTYAQNIGLAFQVMDDILNVIGDPKIMGKAAGTDALHDKMTFPAILGLEESKAFSRQLVADALEALDSYGEKEFKKNSEPLRAIAAYIINRKR is encoded by the coding sequence ATGAAGACCTTTGATCTTTCCGGATATTTGTCCCGGAACCGAAAACTGGTTGATGACGCCCTGGCAACCGTTTTTGATGAATTTGACAGACAACGCGAGCTTGTCCAGGCCATGACGCACTCTTTAATGGCCGGCGGCAAACGGGTACGCCCTGCCCTTGCGCTGGCAACTGCCGATGCATTAGGTGCAGATCCGCTTATTGCCCTGCCCGCTTCCTGTGCCATTGAAATGATCCATACCTATTCCCTGATCCATGATGATCTGCCGGGCATGGATGATGATGATCTTCGCAGAGGCGTTCCTACCTGCCATAAACAATTCTCCGAAGCCACCGCCATTCTGGCCGGAGACGGGCTTTTAACCCATGCATTTCATATCCTTGCCGCACCTATGACCTGTTTCAAGGTTTTCCCCGATGCCGAAACCCGGTTGATTCTGGTGGAAAAAATATCTGCGGCAGCCGGTATTAACGGGATGGTGGAAGGCCAGATGCTTGATATGCAGGCTGAAAAAAATCCGGAAAATTTGCCTTCAGACAGCCCCGGTGTCCTGACCCATTTAAAAAAAATTCACCGGCATAAAACCGGGGCCATGATAGAGGTCAGTGTCGCATCAGGGGCTATCAGTGCCGGGGCTGATCCAGATGCCTTAAACGCCCTTGGCACATATGCCCAAAATATCGGGTTGGCCTTCCAGGTGATGGACGACATCCTGAATGTGATAGGTGATCCGAAAATCATGGGTAAAGCTGCGGGTACCGATGCGCTGCACGATAAAATGACTTTTCCTGCCATCCTTGGCCTCGAAGAATCCAAAGCCTTTTCAAGGCAGCTTGTAGCCGATGCCCTGGAAGCTTTAGACAGTTACGGGGAAAAAGAATTCAAAAAGAACAGCGAACCGTTGCGCGCCATTGCCGCTTATATTATCAACCGGAAGCGATGA
- the xseB gene encoding exodeoxyribonuclease VII small subunit: MAKKTFESALKQLEIIVKEMESGDLTLEKAVKKYEEGIANSRFCLEILDKTEQKITQLTMDADGKPDVSDFKEDL, from the coding sequence ATGGCAAAGAAAACCTTTGAATCAGCATTAAAACAGCTTGAAATCATTGTCAAAGAAATGGAATCCGGTGATTTGACATTGGAAAAGGCAGTCAAAAAATATGAAGAAGGGATTGCCAATAGCCGTTTCTGCCTTGAAATTTTAGATAAAACCGAACAGAAAATTACCCAATTGACCATGGATGCTGACGGCAAGCCCGATGTATCGGATTTTAAGGAAGACCTATGA
- the xseA gene encoding exodeoxyribonuclease VII large subunit — protein sequence MATQDNHKVFTVGTLTRQIKNLLEEQYPFLWIIGEISNFSTPASGHSYFSLKDEAAVISCVIFKGQKRHLKFTPENGMKVKGMARLSLYEPRGSYQLIFEHMEAEGTGALQQDFEQLKAKLAAMGWFDTAQKKQIPFLPSGIHVITSGTGAAVRDIIQVAKQRCPSVPLEIIPVKVQGDNAEFEIAHAIELANSVKTCDLIIIARGGGSLEDLWAFNTQTVAKAVYESEIPVISGVGHEIDFTIADFVADLRAPTPSAAAQMALPDQAAIVHQILGLQNDLNNKIERRILQLRKYINDLHTRLKSPARIVDDFRFRIEDLQSRALSLVKNHINYQRERTNWLKRALSGTLPLSRTQGFKKDVKDLQQSLNYLFYAYLKQCKAQVNQQSAKLETLNPSAVLNRGYSITRSMSNGHVVMDADTLNTNDGIEIILSKGRLDARVEKIYGKENL from the coding sequence ATGGCAACACAGGATAATCATAAGGTTTTCACCGTAGGCACGCTGACAAGGCAGATAAAAAATCTGCTTGAGGAGCAGTATCCTTTTTTATGGATCATTGGTGAGATCTCAAATTTTTCAACGCCGGCTTCAGGCCATTCCTATTTTTCATTAAAAGACGAAGCTGCTGTAATTTCCTGCGTGATTTTTAAGGGACAGAAACGCCATTTAAAATTCACCCCTGAAAACGGGATGAAAGTCAAAGGCATGGCGCGCCTCTCCCTTTACGAGCCCCGTGGCTCCTACCAACTCATTTTTGAGCACATGGAAGCCGAAGGCACAGGTGCGCTTCAGCAAGACTTTGAACAGCTTAAAGCTAAACTGGCGGCCATGGGCTGGTTTGATACTGCCCAAAAAAAGCAAATCCCTTTTTTGCCGTCAGGCATCCATGTGATTACCTCGGGCACGGGTGCTGCGGTGCGTGACATTATCCAGGTGGCCAAACAACGCTGTCCCAGCGTTCCCCTTGAAATCATTCCCGTCAAGGTACAAGGCGACAACGCAGAATTTGAGATTGCCCATGCCATTGAACTTGCAAATAGTGTCAAAACCTGTGACCTCATTATCATTGCCAGGGGCGGCGGGTCCTTGGAAGATTTGTGGGCATTTAACACCCAGACCGTGGCCAAGGCTGTTTACGAATCTGAAATCCCCGTCATTTCGGGTGTTGGGCATGAAATTGATTTCACCATTGCAGACTTTGTAGCCGATCTTCGGGCCCCTACCCCATCGGCTGCTGCCCAGATGGCCTTGCCTGACCAGGCTGCTATTGTTCATCAAATCCTTGGATTACAAAATGATTTAAACAATAAGATTGAGCGTCGCATTCTTCAACTGCGTAAGTATATAAACGATTTACACACCCGACTTAAAAGTCCGGCCAGGATTGTGGATGATTTCAGGTTCCGCATCGAAGATTTGCAATCCAGGGCTTTATCTTTGGTCAAAAATCATATTAATTACCAGCGAGAAAGAACCAACTGGCTTAAAAGAGCGCTTTCAGGCACCCTGCCCTTGTCACGCACCCAGGGATTTAAAAAGGATGTCAAGGATCTTCAGCAAAGTCTGAATTATCTTTTTTATGCTTACCTGAAACAATGCAAAGCCCAGGTAAATCAACAAAGTGCCAAACTTGAGACCTTAAATCCGTCAGCGGTGTTGAACCGCGGTTACAGCATCACCCGCAGTATGTCAAATGGTCATGTTGTGATGGATGCGGATACGCTTAATACGAACGATGGGATTGAAATTATTTTATCTAAAGGACGCCTGGATGCCCGGGTGGAAAAAATATATGGCAAAGAAAACCTTTGA
- a CDS encoding sugar phosphate isomerase/epimerase family protein, translating to MKIGVMNNPLKSVYEEAEQCGKAGFDFLDLTIEGPNAADVDTQRLKALLDTCELGIIGHTDPCLPWAYPVSVIRDACLKELERCARIFSGLGARVMNIHPCYFCPPAMRDQLVSFQIEALPPIVEMAATYGLTLAFENYKAPFDRVSVFKEMIARVSGLKLHLDFGHTNFGKDGHQIFCKELGEHLVHVHFSDNRSRNDDHLPLGVGTIDWQQAVDCLKSIPYDNTITLEVFCNDPQMQVAYLDLSRNMVRSLWD from the coding sequence ATGAAGATAGGTGTAATGAACAACCCGTTAAAATCGGTTTACGAAGAAGCCGAGCAATGCGGTAAAGCCGGTTTTGACTTCCTGGATCTGACTATAGAAGGCCCCAACGCCGCAGATGTGGATACTCAACGACTTAAAGCCCTTCTGGATACCTGCGAACTTGGTATCATCGGCCACACCGATCCCTGCCTTCCCTGGGCATATCCGGTGTCTGTGATCAGGGATGCCTGTTTAAAGGAACTTGAGCGGTGCGCACGGATATTTTCCGGTTTAGGTGCAAGGGTTATGAACATCCACCCCTGCTATTTTTGCCCGCCTGCCATGAGAGATCAATTGGTCTCATTCCAGATAGAGGCGTTACCGCCCATTGTTGAAATGGCCGCAACCTATGGGCTTACTCTGGCGTTTGAAAACTATAAAGCGCCCTTTGACCGGGTGTCGGTTTTTAAAGAAATGATCGCCCGGGTATCCGGCCTGAAGCTGCATCTGGACTTTGGACACACCAACTTCGGCAAGGATGGGCATCAGATCTTCTGCAAAGAGCTCGGGGAGCACCTTGTGCATGTTCACTTTTCCGACAACCGGTCACGAAACGACGATCACCTCCCGTTGGGCGTAGGCACCATAGACTGGCAACAGGCCGTGGATTGCTTAAAATCAATCCCATACGACAACACCATCACCCTGGAAGTTTTCTGTAATGATCCACAGATGCAGGTTGCCTATCTGGACCTGAGCCGAAATATGGTACGCAGTTTGTGGGATTAA